The sequence ACACTCTCTCCCAAACCGATGGCCTGTGCCCCCTCCACGGTGGCCATGCGGAGGACCTGCCAGGCGGGCATGGCCTCGGGATCGGCGAACTTGATCTTGTTGAAGAGGGCTGTGGCTTTCATCTCGCTGAACATGTTGTGGTTGTTGTTGCCCGGTGCCTGGTCGGAGCCCAGACCGACAACGCCGCCGGCATCCTGGAAGACCTTCGCCGGGGGAACGAGCCCGTCGATGATCCCGATGGAGTTGGAGCAGAGCACCATGGAGGCCCCGCTCCCGGCGGCCGTCCGGGTCTCCTCGTCGGTGGCGTCGGTCAGGTGGACGGCGATGAGCGATTCGTCCAGCAGCCCCAGCTCGGCCAGCCAGGGGATGGTGCGCCTGCCATAGCGCTGCACCATCTGGTAGGTCTCGCGGTCCCCCTGGGCGACATGGAGATGCACGAGGGTGTGGCGCTCCTTGGCGAGCCGCTGGATCTCCTGCAGGCTCCCGGCGCTGACGAAATCCGGCGCCATGGGACCGAAAAGGATACGAATCCGCCCCTCTGCCTTGCCGTGCCAGCGGTCAAAGAGATCCACCACCTCCTCCAGGCTGGGGGTGCGGGCGGCCCGGTCGATCTCGTAGAGCTCGCCGGGGGCGTAGACCCGGTCGGGGACCTCCCGGAAGAACTGGGTGAGCTGTCCGCGGATGCCGATCCGCTCTACGGCGGCGGCCTCGTCGTCGGTTTCGTTGTCGAAATTACAGATGGTGGTGGTCCCCGCGGCCAGGGCCTCCATGACACCCAGAAGGAAGCCGGTCCGGCGATCCTCGCACTGGAGGTGCCTGGCAAAGGGGACAAGCCCGGACATCATCCAGTCGGCTGTGTCCTGGGCCAATCCGCGGAGTACGGAGATCTCAAAGTGACAGTGGGCGTCGACGAAGCCCGGCAGTAGCAGCGTGTTTTCCCGGGAAATACACCGTTCCGGCAGGTAGGCGGCAAGGATATCCTCGCGCTTTCCAACGGCAACGATCTTCCCGGCCTCGATGGCCAGGGCGTGGTCCGCCCGGTAGCCCACGCCGCTCCCCTGCATGGTCATCACATGGGGAGCGGCCACTACTGTGTCCACCTTGCGCTGTGCCATGTCGGACTACCCCTTCTCCCGGACGAGGGGGAGCGAGGAGCAGTGGACACCTCCACCGTGTTTCGTGCACTCCTCCCAGCAGACCGGAAGAACGGTGACGCCCCTCTTCTCCAGGATCTCCCGGCTCCAGGTTCCCCGTTCGTCCATGATGACTACGCCGGGACGAATGGTCAGCACGTTGACCGCATAGCCCACGTCACGGTAGTCGGCGAAGATCATCTCGATCCCCAGCTCCCCAAGGCGGTCGAGGAACCAGTAGGGAAGACGCTCCACATTGACGATGGCCTTGTCGTGGTCGACCATCACGATGCCGCCGTCGATGTGCATGGCGTATCCCGGCAGGGGGACACGGATGAGCTCGATCCCCAGGAGGTTCAGGACCTCCTCCACCTGGTCCGCACCGCTCGCGTTGCCCCGGAAGCTCATCCCGATGGCGGCGTGGGTCTCGTCGAGCAGACAGAAGCTGCCGCCTTCCATCAGTCCTTCGCCGGCGATGGTCCGGTAGACCGGCATGCCCAGTTCCGCCACCTTGCGAAGGAGGTAGAGCTCCTCGCCGCGGCGCCCGGTCCCGTAGGGTTTGCCCACGGGGCCCATGCGGGAGATGATGACGCCGCCGTCCACCACCATCCCCATGTCCCGGGTGAACATGCAGTTGGGGTCACGTGGGCCGCCCTCCATGAAGACCACCTCCACGTCGTTCTGCCGCAGCACCTCGACAAAGGAGTCGTGCTCGGCCTGCATCTTCTGGAGGTCCGGGGCTTTGTCGGACCGGAAGTACCACTGCTCGTCCTCGTCGATGATGGCCTCGATCTCGGGGTCGTAGCGTCCTCCCCTCTGCATGACGTCGATCTCCTCGCCGGGGCGGTGGAGGAGAACCGTTTTGAGGGTCCCTACGTCGTTTCTGACGCCCCAGCGGCGGCCCCAGACCCGCCGCTGCATCTCCTCCTCGGAGAAGGCCGGCCGGGCTTTGGGGGGGATGCGTTCCAACACGCGATGGTAGTACTGCGGACTGTTCTGCAATGAAGCCATGATGGATTCCTCCTAGAGTTCTTCGCGTTCCAGAAAGGCGGTCATGCAGTGCAGCGAGCCATAGCCTTTCATCAGTTCCGAGACATCGGCGGAGAGCACCTCCACGCCCGCCCCTTCCAGTGCCTTCCGTGTCTGGGGGTTGCCCGCGGGCATGACCACCAGCCCCGGTTCTATGGCCACCAGATTCACCGCGCTGCCGTGCTTCACCTCTTCGATGGAGGGTGCCTCGATCAGCTGGAAGCCCCGCTTCCGGAGGGGCTCGATGATGTCGTAGGGGGTCTGCCAGGGGAAGATCAGAAGCTTCTTCCGGTCCACGGGATTCAGCAGGCCGTCCAGGTGGGCATGTCCCCAGGGGATCTGGAAGTGCATGATCTGCCCCACGTCCATGGTCCGCACCACGTCCTCCACCTGACGGACCCCTTCGGCGTTGGCCCGCACGCCGGTGCCGAGGATCAGTGTGTCGCGGTCGATCCACATGCCGCAGGCGCCCTCGAAGTAC is a genomic window of Synergistales bacterium containing:
- a CDS encoding amidohydrolase family protein; protein product: MAQRKVDTVVAAPHVMTMQGSGVGYRADHALAIEAGKIVAVGKREDILAAYLPERCISRENTLLLPGFVDAHCHFEISVLRGLAQDTADWMMSGLVPFARHLQCEDRRTGFLLGVMEALAAGTTTICNFDNETDDEAAAVERIGIRGQLTQFFREVPDRVYAPGELYEIDRAARTPSLEEVVDLFDRWHGKAEGRIRILFGPMAPDFVSAGSLQEIQRLAKERHTLVHLHVAQGDRETYQMVQRYGRRTIPWLAELGLLDESLIAVHLTDATDEETRTAAGSGASMVLCSNSIGIIDGLVPPAKVFQDAGGVVGLGSDQAPGNNNHNMFSEMKATALFNKIKFADPEAMPAWQVLRMATVEGAQAIGLGESVGSLEEGKRADYILVDLDAPSMMPVHTHPMRNLVPNLVYGCRGDEVVLTAVDDRILYEKGRYHTLDPAEVRGHLGPFAGRIGRSAEPDFRRIGGTNRRFMEEGKL
- a CDS encoding amidinotransferase, translated to MASLQNSPQYYHRVLERIPPKARPAFSEEEMQRRVWGRRWGVRNDVGTLKTVLLHRPGEEIDVMQRGGRYDPEIEAIIDEDEQWYFRSDKAPDLQKMQAEHDSFVEVLRQNDVEVVFMEGGPRDPNCMFTRDMGMVVDGGVIISRMGPVGKPYGTGRRGEELYLLRKVAELGMPVYRTIAGEGLMEGGSFCLLDETHAAIGMSFRGNASGADQVEEVLNLLGIELIRVPLPGYAMHIDGGIVMVDHDKAIVNVERLPYWFLDRLGELGIEMIFADYRDVGYAVNVLTIRPGVVIMDERGTWSREILEKRGVTVLPVCWEECTKHGGGVHCSSLPLVREKG
- a CDS encoding amidinotransferase, with translation MSDKTTSAAERFDDDYGEKWFSEESSFEADLPGVWGRRWSVSSEVGKLRACLVRRPGREIEAVKDPAAWRWGDVMDPQKARDQHDAFTQIYRDHGVEVFYVEEQRDDRPNALFMRDNVLGTPEGAILCRQATRFRRGEEPAVAKALAQIGCPILRTISGKGYFEGACGMWIDRDTLILGTGVRANAEGVRQVEDVVRTMDVGQIMHFQIPWGHAHLDGLLNPVDRKKLLIFPWQTPYDIIEPLRKRGFQLIEAPSIEEVKHGSAVNLVAIEPGLVVMPAGNPQTRKALEGAGVEVLSADVSELMKGYGSLHCMTAFLEREEL